From Pararge aegeria chromosome 9, ilParAegt1.1, whole genome shotgun sequence, the proteins below share one genomic window:
- the LOC120626411 gene encoding putative sodium-dependent multivitamin transporter isoform X2, whose product MAQTIFGVWDYIIMVATMVSSISIGLYFRFSGGKQKTNDEYLLADRNMSIFPVAVSLMASFMSAITLLGLSAENYYFGMQFAVINFAYGIATPIASRLYLPVFFGLQKTSTYEYLELRFGPQIRMIASLTYTLQMILYNGIVLYAPAIVLESVTGLDRLISILVVGLACTFYSTLGGMKAVLFTDLLQSLLMFGAVFSVVIFASVQLGGLDQIFIKAQEGGRLDFTNFSINPTERHTWWSLIIGGCITYLSLYAVNHTQVQRLLTVSTLERSQQCLWWSWPVLSVLSIMTCISGLSMYAVYKDCDPLASKSINAPDQLMPYYVVDVMKSVPGLAGLFVAGIFSASLSTISASCNALAAVTLSDYVSRWCRINPSYLPWLTKLAACGFGLVFLALAFLAEHFGGVLQASLTIFGAVGGPLFGLFTLGMFTTYANERGVSVALISGMAVTLWISCGGPRPFPVKLPVSVEGCPMNVSSLVIPPSQPTDYFYMYRISYMWTSPIGFVWVLVVGTVISLLWKQQQPWQKAGLSHPNPALFTPPLANRLRAKYDKKSSVQCELLNSKE is encoded by the exons ATGGCGCAAACAATTTTTGGAGTATGGGACTATATCATCATGGTTGCTACAATGGTATCCTCCATTTCTATTGGACTTTATTTTCGATTCAGTGGAgggaaacaaaaaacaaatgac GAGTATCTTTTAGCCGATCGCAACATGTCGATATTTCCAGTAGCCGTGTCATTAATGGCGTCTTTTATGTCTGCGATCACGCTGTTGGGGCTTTCAgcggaaaattattatttcggaaTGCAATTCGCCGTAATTAATTTTGCTTACGGCATCGCCACTCCCATAGCCTCTCGGCTCTATCTGCCAGTATTTTTTGGACTACAGAAAACTAGTACATACGAGTACTTAGAACTGCGATTCGGACCTCAAATAAGAATGATAGCCTCCTTGACGTATACTTTACAAATGATCTTATACAATGGCATAGTGTTATACGCACCAGCTATCGTTTTGGAATCTGTAACTGGATTAGACAGATTGATATCCATATTAGTTGTTGGTTTAGCGTGTACCTTTTACTCCACCCTTGGCGGTATGAAGGCTGTGCTTTTCACCGACTTATTACAGTCTTTACTTATGTTCGGAGCGGTATTTAGCGTCGTTATATTTGCATCAGTACAACTTGGAGGACTTGATCAGATATTTATCAAAGCTCAGGAAGGCGGGCGATTAGATTTTACCAA TTTCAGCATAAATCCAACAGAGAGACACACGTGGTGGTCTCTTATAATTGGAGGATGTATAACATATCTGTCTCTATATGCCGTAAATCATACACAG GTGCAACGTCTTCTCACAGTCAGCACTTTGGAGCGTTCGCAGCAGTGTCTGTGGTGGAGCTGGCCTGTACTGTCCGTCCTGAGTATCATGACCTGCATAAGTGGTTTGAGCATGTACGCTGTTTATAAAGACTGTGATCCGCTGGCCAGCAAAAGCATCAATGCA CCTGATCAACTGATGCCGTATTACGTTGTGGACGTAATGAAATCTGTGCCAGGACTGGCTGGGCTGTTTGTAGCGGGGATATTCAGCGCCTCCTTGTCTACTATATCTGCTTCTTGTAACGCGCTGGCAGCAGTCACGTTATCGGACTACGTGAGCAG GTGGTGTAGAATAAATCCGTCATACTTACCGTGGCTAACCAAGTTAGCGGCGTGTGGATTCGGCCTGGTATTCCTGGCTTTGGCATTCCTCGCTGAGCACTTTGGTGGAGTGTTGCAAGCCTCCCTGACTATATTCGGAGCAGTCGGGGGGCCATTGTTTGGACTATTCACTTTAGGGATGTTTACCACGTACGCCAATGAGCGA GGTGTATCAGTGGCTCTAATCAGTGGTATGGCAGTGACCTTGTGGATTAGTTGTGGCGGTCCACGTCCCTTCCCAGTCAAACTGCCAGTGAGTGTTGAAGGGTGTCCCATGAACGTGTCATCACTCGTAATACCTCCGTCGCAACCTACCGATTATTTCTACATGTATCGAATCTCCTATATGTGGACTAGTCCG ATTGGTTTCGTGTGGGTGTTAGTGGTGGGCACCGTAATATCCCTTTTATGGAAACAGCAGCAACCGTGGCAGAAAGCAGGTCTCTCTCACCCCAACCCTGCGCTTTTTACACCGCCTTTAGCGAACAGGCTGCGAGCTAAATATGATAAGAAATCGAGCGTCCAA tGTGAGCTTCTCAACAGCAAAGAATGA
- the LOC120626411 gene encoding putative sodium-dependent multivitamin transporter isoform X1, translating into MNAATAKSIADLAPVNMAQTIFGVWDYIIMVATMVSSISIGLYFRFSGGKQKTNDEYLLADRNMSIFPVAVSLMASFMSAITLLGLSAENYYFGMQFAVINFAYGIATPIASRLYLPVFFGLQKTSTYEYLELRFGPQIRMIASLTYTLQMILYNGIVLYAPAIVLESVTGLDRLISILVVGLACTFYSTLGGMKAVLFTDLLQSLLMFGAVFSVVIFASVQLGGLDQIFIKAQEGGRLDFTNFSINPTERHTWWSLIIGGCITYLSLYAVNHTQVQRLLTVSTLERSQQCLWWSWPVLSVLSIMTCISGLSMYAVYKDCDPLASKSINAPDQLMPYYVVDVMKSVPGLAGLFVAGIFSASLSTISASCNALAAVTLSDYVSRWCRINPSYLPWLTKLAACGFGLVFLALAFLAEHFGGVLQASLTIFGAVGGPLFGLFTLGMFTTYANERGVSVALISGMAVTLWISCGGPRPFPVKLPVSVEGCPMNVSSLVIPPSQPTDYFYMYRISYMWTSPIGFVWVLVVGTVISLLWKQQQPWQKAGLSHPNPALFTPPLANRLRAKYDKKSSVQCELLNSKE; encoded by the exons ATGAACGCAGCAACAGCGAAAAGTATAGCCGATTTGGCACCG gTTAACATGGCGCAAACAATTTTTGGAGTATGGGACTATATCATCATGGTTGCTACAATGGTATCCTCCATTTCTATTGGACTTTATTTTCGATTCAGTGGAgggaaacaaaaaacaaatgac GAGTATCTTTTAGCCGATCGCAACATGTCGATATTTCCAGTAGCCGTGTCATTAATGGCGTCTTTTATGTCTGCGATCACGCTGTTGGGGCTTTCAgcggaaaattattatttcggaaTGCAATTCGCCGTAATTAATTTTGCTTACGGCATCGCCACTCCCATAGCCTCTCGGCTCTATCTGCCAGTATTTTTTGGACTACAGAAAACTAGTACATACGAGTACTTAGAACTGCGATTCGGACCTCAAATAAGAATGATAGCCTCCTTGACGTATACTTTACAAATGATCTTATACAATGGCATAGTGTTATACGCACCAGCTATCGTTTTGGAATCTGTAACTGGATTAGACAGATTGATATCCATATTAGTTGTTGGTTTAGCGTGTACCTTTTACTCCACCCTTGGCGGTATGAAGGCTGTGCTTTTCACCGACTTATTACAGTCTTTACTTATGTTCGGAGCGGTATTTAGCGTCGTTATATTTGCATCAGTACAACTTGGAGGACTTGATCAGATATTTATCAAAGCTCAGGAAGGCGGGCGATTAGATTTTACCAA TTTCAGCATAAATCCAACAGAGAGACACACGTGGTGGTCTCTTATAATTGGAGGATGTATAACATATCTGTCTCTATATGCCGTAAATCATACACAG GTGCAACGTCTTCTCACAGTCAGCACTTTGGAGCGTTCGCAGCAGTGTCTGTGGTGGAGCTGGCCTGTACTGTCCGTCCTGAGTATCATGACCTGCATAAGTGGTTTGAGCATGTACGCTGTTTATAAAGACTGTGATCCGCTGGCCAGCAAAAGCATCAATGCA CCTGATCAACTGATGCCGTATTACGTTGTGGACGTAATGAAATCTGTGCCAGGACTGGCTGGGCTGTTTGTAGCGGGGATATTCAGCGCCTCCTTGTCTACTATATCTGCTTCTTGTAACGCGCTGGCAGCAGTCACGTTATCGGACTACGTGAGCAG GTGGTGTAGAATAAATCCGTCATACTTACCGTGGCTAACCAAGTTAGCGGCGTGTGGATTCGGCCTGGTATTCCTGGCTTTGGCATTCCTCGCTGAGCACTTTGGTGGAGTGTTGCAAGCCTCCCTGACTATATTCGGAGCAGTCGGGGGGCCATTGTTTGGACTATTCACTTTAGGGATGTTTACCACGTACGCCAATGAGCGA GGTGTATCAGTGGCTCTAATCAGTGGTATGGCAGTGACCTTGTGGATTAGTTGTGGCGGTCCACGTCCCTTCCCAGTCAAACTGCCAGTGAGTGTTGAAGGGTGTCCCATGAACGTGTCATCACTCGTAATACCTCCGTCGCAACCTACCGATTATTTCTACATGTATCGAATCTCCTATATGTGGACTAGTCCG ATTGGTTTCGTGTGGGTGTTAGTGGTGGGCACCGTAATATCCCTTTTATGGAAACAGCAGCAACCGTGGCAGAAAGCAGGTCTCTCTCACCCCAACCCTGCGCTTTTTACACCGCCTTTAGCGAACAGGCTGCGAGCTAAATATGATAAGAAATCGAGCGTCCAA tGTGAGCTTCTCAACAGCAAAGAATGA
- the LOC120626556 gene encoding odorant receptor 7a-like has protein sequence MSDLDKSEQLAAPKRYFSVHYLLLRFLGLGWWHHPDEGDTHNFPGLYIYYVIITEVVWVAGFVGLETIDPFVGQKDIDRFMFSLSFVITHDLTLIKLYIFFFKNNEIQNIVHTLEIGLQSFYQNNEKIRQTIRITRILTATFLIFGWITIGNSNVYGIVQDIVWKTEVAKLNDTSFKPPRTLPQPIYIPWNYQSDKSYISTFLLETVGLLWTGHIVMTIDTFIGSVILHMSSQFEILQEAIITVYERTIEHLTKVIKCDNDDIDMIDDSHNTDIECCYERIVRTYCTEQEIENALENTLKSCLRQHQSLISCVEKFASTYSYGFMTQLLSSMAAICVVMVQVSQDASSFKSIRLVTSLAFFVAMIIQLAIQCFTGNELTYQASRVSDAIMQCKWERMPPRFRRLLMLMMMRAQRPLKLTAAGFANMDNRCFLAIMKAAYSYYAVLSQKQV, from the exons ATGTCTGATTTAGACAAATCGGAACAGCTTGCAGCACCTAAGCGTTATtttagtgtacattatttattgcttaGATTCCTTGGTTTGGGATGGTGGCATCATCCCGATGAAGGTGACACTCATAATTTCCCCGGACTATATATTTACTATGTAATAATAACTGAAGTAGTCTGGGTAGCTGGATTTGTCGGTCTGGAAACTATCGACCCGTTTGTGGGGCAAAAGGATATAGATCGCTTCATGTTTAGTCTTTCCTTTGTTATCACACATGATCTGACTCTCATAAAACTGTACATATTCTTCTTCAAAAATAACGAAATTCAAAATATAGTGCATACCCTGGAGATAGGTTTACAGAGTTTTTATCAAAACAACGAAAAGATTCGTCAAACAATCAGGATAACGCGAATACTAACCGCAACGTTTCTTATCTTCGGATGGATTACTATTGGGAATAGTAACGTGTACGGTATCGTTCAGGACATTGTTTGGAAGACCGAAGTTGCGAAGTTAAACGATACTTCCTTTAAGCCCCCACGGACTCTTCCACAGCCGATTTACATTCCATGGAACTACCAAAGCGACAAGTCTTACATCTCGACTTTCCTTTTAGAAACAGTAGGCCTACTTTGGACTGGTCATATCGTAATGACCATCGACACATTTATCGGTTCTGTCATACTACATATGAGCTCTCAATTCGAGATACTGCAGGAGGCAATAATTACTGTCTACGAACGCACAATTGAACATTTAACCAAAGTAATCAAATGTGACAACGATGACATAGATATGATTGACGATTCTCATAACACGGATATTGAATGTTGTTACGAAAGAATTGTGAGAACATATTGCACCGAGCAAGAAATTGAGAACGCGTTAGAAAACACGTTGAAGAGTTGTTTACGTCAACATCAATCGCTGATCAG TTGTGTTGAGAAATTCGCGTCAACTTATTCCTACGGCTTTATGACTCAACTCCTCTCAAGCATGGCTGCGATTTGCGTGGTAATGGTGCAAGTTTCG CAAGACGCTTCCAGTTTTAAGTCAATCCGCTTAGTGACTTCGCTTGCCTTCTTCGTTGCTATGATCATACAACTCGCTATACAATGTTTCACTGGTAACGAACTAACTTATCAG GCTAGTCGGGTGTCCGACGCGATTATGCAGTGCAAGTGGGAGCGAATGCCGCCTCGCTTTCGCAGACTCCTTATGCTCATGATGATGCGAGCGCAGCGCCCTCTAAAGTTGACAGCCGCCGGTTTCGCTAACATGGACAATCGCTGCTTTCTAGCG